The following coding sequences are from one Rathayibacter sp. SW19 window:
- a CDS encoding MFS transporter, with protein sequence MNARQQTDHEHSWRPPEDSVSRESVDHSGQLSLTQLPHRQLTLLAMCVSTFIIQLDVTIVNVALPSIQHGLHLSPGDLEWVISAYALSLAGLIPLCGALGDRFGRKQVFLIGMAIFACGSIACALSSSAAALIASRAAQGVGGAAMLALTLSLITEAFPAKTRAGAIGAWAAIGGTGFGAGPIAGGILLTFFGWASVFWVNVPFAAIGLGITVIAVRESRNTESPRLDVLGVTTSAIGLIAVTFGLIQSASHPWDSWPVAAPLVGGTVLLVVFALWERRTSHAMLPSALLHARSFVSASGIYLIGYAAFSGALFYVTLLYQNVEDWSVLRTGLSWLFMNVPFLLAAQLAGRFDRRFGAATVVTIGCLAAAAGMLTLSAASTTTPFVLTAVGYAISGAGFGILTPGTAHVAMRDVPAGISGTASGMLNASRQIGTSVGLAVLGTIGVNAAVSAWNTNIAGFPASIRAAAARQSQNVTGARINAVIGQLGSAYRHPAADSFLHGYQLAVGVGAICLLLAALLAVIGFRRKTSSGSRE encoded by the coding sequence ATGAACGCACGGCAGCAAACCGATCATGAGCACTCCTGGAGGCCACCCGAGGATAGTGTGAGCCGTGAGTCGGTTGACCACAGTGGCCAGCTGTCGCTCACGCAACTCCCGCACCGCCAATTGACGTTGCTGGCGATGTGCGTCTCCACGTTCATCATCCAACTCGACGTCACGATCGTAAACGTCGCGCTGCCCTCGATCCAGCATGGTCTGCACCTGAGCCCGGGTGACCTGGAATGGGTGATCAGCGCCTATGCCCTCAGCCTGGCCGGTCTTATCCCGCTGTGCGGAGCGCTGGGCGACCGATTCGGACGCAAACAGGTGTTCCTGATCGGAATGGCGATCTTCGCCTGCGGATCAATCGCTTGCGCGCTGTCCTCGAGCGCTGCAGCGCTTATTGCCTCCCGCGCCGCCCAGGGTGTCGGTGGGGCGGCCATGTTGGCGCTGACCCTGTCGCTCATCACCGAGGCTTTCCCCGCCAAAACCCGTGCCGGTGCCATCGGCGCGTGGGCGGCTATCGGCGGAACCGGCTTCGGTGCCGGGCCGATCGCCGGCGGGATCTTGCTGACCTTCTTCGGCTGGGCATCCGTATTCTGGGTGAACGTTCCGTTTGCCGCCATCGGGCTCGGAATCACCGTGATTGCGGTCCGCGAATCGCGCAACACGGAGTCGCCGCGCCTGGATGTACTCGGGGTGACGACCAGCGCGATCGGCTTGATCGCAGTCACGTTCGGTCTCATCCAGTCTGCTTCGCACCCATGGGACTCCTGGCCGGTCGCCGCCCCACTGGTCGGCGGCACTGTGCTTCTCGTCGTTTTCGCGCTGTGGGAGCGTCGCACGTCGCACGCGATGCTCCCGTCGGCCTTGCTGCACGCCCGCAGCTTCGTCAGCGCGTCCGGCATCTACCTGATCGGCTACGCGGCCTTCAGCGGAGCGCTGTTCTATGTGACCCTGCTCTACCAGAACGTCGAAGACTGGTCGGTGCTACGAACCGGACTGTCGTGGCTGTTCATGAATGTCCCATTCTTGCTCGCGGCCCAGCTCGCCGGCCGGTTCGACCGCCGCTTCGGCGCCGCCACCGTGGTCACCATCGGATGCCTGGCGGCCGCCGCCGGGATGCTCACCTTGAGCGCAGCGAGCACCACGACGCCGTTCGTTCTCACCGCCGTCGGGTACGCGATTTCCGGCGCCGGCTTCGGAATCCTCACCCCGGGGACCGCACACGTGGCGATGCGCGATGTTCCCGCGGGCATTTCTGGTACTGCATCAGGGATGCTCAACGCATCCCGTCAGATCGGCACCTCGGTCGGACTCGCAGTGCTCGGCACGATCGGAGTCAACGCGGCCGTCTCCGCTTGGAACACGAACATCGCCGGGTTCCCTGCGTCGATCCGCGCCGCGGCAGCCAGACAGTCTCAAAACGTGACCGGCGCACGCATCAATGCGGTCATCGGGCAGCTCGGTTCGGCCTACCGGCACCCAGCCGCAGATTCGTTCCTCCACGGCTACCAGCTCGCGGTCGGGGTCGGTGCCATATGCCTTCTACTCGCCGCGCTCCTCGCCGTCATCGGGTTTCGACGCAAAACGAGCAGCGGGTCCCGCGAATAG
- a CDS encoding sigma-70 family RNA polymerase sigma factor: MTEHDWLAEQFEQHRPRLTAVSYRILGSRVEAEDAVQDTWLRLNRAGADDVENLGGWLTTVVSRVCLNMLRARRARPELLADFHIPEPVISRADACDPEDEALLADSVSRALQIVLDTLAPAERLAFVMHDIFDVPFEGIAPLVARTPAATRQLASRARRRVKGADVQTPDVDRSAQRKVVAAFFTAARAGDFEGLIAVLHPDVVLRSDGGNLRPDASQVLRGIAAVTSRATMFSRTDAVVHPALVNGSTGVVVTVDGRPVSVMCFLVINGKILEIQSLIDPERLKRLDLAVLE, from the coding sequence ATGACCGAGCACGACTGGCTGGCAGAGCAGTTCGAGCAGCACCGGCCGCGCCTGACGGCCGTCTCCTACCGGATACTCGGCTCGCGCGTCGAAGCCGAGGACGCCGTCCAAGACACCTGGCTCCGCCTCAACCGTGCAGGAGCCGATGACGTGGAGAACCTGGGCGGATGGCTGACCACCGTCGTGTCCCGCGTCTGCCTGAACATGCTGCGTGCACGACGCGCACGCCCAGAGCTACTCGCGGACTTCCACATTCCCGAACCGGTCATCAGCCGCGCGGACGCATGCGACCCCGAAGACGAGGCACTGCTGGCCGATTCGGTTAGCCGGGCTCTCCAGATCGTGCTCGACACGCTCGCCCCAGCAGAGCGGCTCGCGTTCGTCATGCACGATATCTTCGATGTCCCCTTCGAGGGCATTGCGCCGCTGGTCGCACGAACACCCGCGGCAACACGGCAGCTCGCCAGCAGAGCCAGACGCCGAGTCAAGGGCGCAGATGTTCAGACGCCCGATGTCGATCGGTCTGCGCAACGGAAAGTGGTGGCTGCCTTCTTTACCGCGGCACGGGCTGGCGACTTCGAGGGGTTGATCGCAGTACTCCATCCCGACGTCGTGCTGCGTTCCGACGGAGGCAACCTGCGCCCGGACGCCTCCCAGGTACTGCGTGGCATCGCCGCCGTCACCAGCCGGGCGACCATGTTCTCCCGGACCGACGCTGTCGTTCATCCAGCGTTGGTGAACGGTTCCACCGGTGTCGTCGTTACCGTCGACGGACGGCCCGTCTCAGTCATGTGCTTCCTCGTCATCAACGGCAAAATCCTCGAAATTCAATCCTTGATCGATCCCGAACGCCTGAAGCGACTGGACCTTGCAGTCCTCGAGTGA
- a CDS encoding TetR/AcrR family transcriptional regulator, with protein MYSELRSSTLLKSSISATVEYSDRMARGVVVRADKGEAILAAALEVFGRDGFGDGKVEEIAKLAGAAKPTIYNRFGDKRNLFTQAVNYGVVRSGEHTIEAIDSINLQPGDIRAELERLGNDLVDCIAHDEGAAVIRLQLVERPRFPDIIDGDINRNRAIDALAGKLAQLSATGYLRLNDPQRAARQFIALVTEDALVRSGFGSRVLAPEEFDVTVRDGVDTFLAAFS; from the coding sequence GTGTATTCTGAACTCCGAAGTTCAACTTTACTCAAAAGTTCAATTTCCGCAACCGTGGAGTATAGTGATCGAATGGCTCGAGGAGTCGTTGTTCGCGCAGATAAGGGAGAGGCAATCCTCGCTGCTGCCCTTGAGGTATTCGGACGTGACGGGTTCGGCGACGGAAAGGTCGAAGAGATCGCCAAGCTCGCTGGCGCGGCGAAGCCGACTATCTACAACCGATTTGGCGACAAGCGCAACCTGTTTACTCAAGCCGTCAATTACGGTGTCGTGCGCTCGGGCGAGCACACCATAGAGGCAATCGACTCCATCAATTTGCAGCCAGGTGACATCCGGGCCGAGCTCGAGCGTCTCGGCAATGACCTGGTGGACTGTATTGCACACGATGAAGGCGCCGCCGTGATCCGCCTGCAACTTGTAGAGCGACCGCGGTTTCCAGACATCATCGACGGCGATATCAACCGCAACCGCGCCATCGATGCCCTTGCCGGAAAACTCGCTCAGCTCTCAGCAACCGGATACCTGCGCCTCAACGACCCCCAGCGTGCGGCACGTCAATTCATTGCTTTGGTCACCGAGGACGCACTCGTCCGCAGCGGATTCGGCAGTCGTGTCCTCGCTCCCGAAGAGTTTGACGTCACGGTTCGCGACGGCGTCGATACCTTCCTCGCTGCTTTCAGCTAG
- a CDS encoding MFS transporter: protein MTIRAEQSRARVRWIALIVLCAGQLMIVIDQNIVTVALPTLQHSLGFSEASLVWVVNAYAIPFGGLLLLSGRLGDVVGHRAIFLLGIALFGVASFLCGFATTKAMLIVFRFIQGVGGAAASACILGMVATMFTARRQRAKAIGVYSFASAGGGAVGPLLGGVLTGLVSWNWIFWINVPIGATVIILALRVVPKGTERGSIRRADFLGALLVTTGIMLTVFTISDGGNIGWGSAQTLALALVCALLLTGFLVREANTRDPLLPLSMFRSRTLSAANLVQFLVIASMFGLLYFGTLYLQQVLGFNPLQAGLAFVPIAIVIAAVSLGLSSRFIGRVGQRPTLIIGLALISIAFILLCFTRPDGAYLVEFLLASLAIGLGFGLAAPAISGLGMASVDPSRSGVASGLLNTTQQMGGAVGLAVLSAVVTARTASLEVAGNSHAESLDGAYHAAFFIAAALVVCALVVALGLPRNTTTAHVADRSTAWL, encoded by the coding sequence TTGACAATTCGAGCGGAGCAATCACGCGCACGGGTGCGCTGGATCGCACTGATCGTGCTCTGCGCCGGCCAACTCATGATCGTGATCGACCAGAACATTGTCACCGTGGCTTTACCAACACTGCAGCACAGCCTCGGCTTCTCAGAGGCGAGTCTCGTCTGGGTTGTCAACGCGTATGCGATTCCGTTCGGCGGCCTGCTCCTGCTATCGGGCCGGCTGGGAGACGTGGTCGGGCACCGCGCGATCTTTCTCCTGGGGATCGCTCTCTTCGGTGTGGCGTCGTTTCTGTGCGGGTTCGCAACGACCAAGGCAATGCTGATCGTCTTTCGCTTCATCCAGGGCGTAGGTGGGGCCGCCGCGTCGGCATGCATCCTCGGCATGGTCGCGACAATGTTCACAGCCCGCCGGCAGCGAGCCAAGGCTATTGGCGTGTACAGTTTCGCCTCCGCGGGAGGTGGCGCAGTCGGCCCCCTCTTGGGCGGGGTACTCACTGGTCTGGTCAGCTGGAACTGGATCTTCTGGATCAACGTGCCTATTGGGGCAACCGTCATTATCCTTGCTCTCCGCGTCGTTCCAAAGGGAACAGAGCGCGGATCGATCAGAAGAGCCGATTTCCTCGGCGCCCTGTTGGTCACGACGGGGATCATGCTCACGGTCTTCACGATCAGCGACGGAGGAAATATCGGCTGGGGTTCGGCGCAGACTCTCGCCCTTGCCTTGGTTTGCGCCCTGTTGCTCACCGGATTCCTCGTTCGCGAGGCCAATACGCGCGACCCGCTTCTGCCGCTGAGCATGTTCCGGTCGCGAACGCTGTCGGCGGCCAATCTCGTGCAGTTCCTCGTGATCGCAAGCATGTTCGGCCTGCTCTACTTCGGAACGCTCTATCTCCAACAAGTCCTCGGATTCAACCCGCTGCAGGCCGGGCTCGCATTCGTCCCAATCGCAATCGTCATTGCCGCCGTATCGCTCGGGCTCTCCTCCCGATTCATCGGCCGCGTCGGACAGCGACCAACCCTCATCATCGGGCTGGCACTGATCTCGATCGCATTCATTCTTCTCTGCTTCACACGACCCGACGGCGCCTACCTCGTTGAGTTCCTTCTAGCCAGCCTCGCGATCGGCCTCGGCTTCGGCCTCGCAGCACCTGCCATCTCGGGCCTCGGAATGGCATCAGTCGATCCGAGCCGCTCCGGCGTCGCTTCCGGCCTGCTCAACACCACCCAGCAAATGGGCGGAGCGGTCGGACTCGCAGTCCTCAGTGCCGTCGTCACCGCGCGTACCGCCAGCCTCGAAGTCGCCGGCAACAGCCACGCCGAATCGCTCGACGGCGCCTACCATGCCGCCTTCTTCATTGCTGCCGCACTCGTTGTTTGCGCACTCGTCGTAGCCTTAGGACTCCCACGAAACACCACAACCGCCCATGTGGCAGACCGGTCAACCGCCTGGCTCTAA
- a CDS encoding MarR family winged helix-turn-helix transcriptional regulator, with the protein MTTYLLSQAAKIAKRDLDEALAARGMRMRHMAVLAVLDETPATQLDLGHRLDLDPSDVTATVDDLEAHSLVIRAVDPADRRRKVVSLTVSGRREIARLDRMARQLADALLQPVPEERRRQLHADLLTVLLAQDARLTGPTTAR; encoded by the coding sequence TTGACCACCTACTTGCTCTCACAGGCGGCGAAGATCGCCAAGCGCGACTTGGACGAGGCGCTCGCCGCACGCGGTATGCGTATGCGGCACATGGCGGTGCTGGCTGTGCTGGACGAGACCCCAGCCACCCAGCTCGACCTCGGTCATCGCCTCGACCTCGATCCAAGCGACGTCACCGCAACGGTCGACGATCTGGAGGCTCATAGCCTGGTCATCCGCGCCGTCGACCCCGCGGACCGGCGCCGCAAGGTGGTGAGCCTGACGGTGAGCGGGCGGCGGGAGATCGCCCGGCTGGACCGGATGGCGCGCCAGCTGGCCGACGCGTTGCTGCAACCGGTGCCGGAGGAGCGGCGGCGGCAACTGCATGCGGACTTGCTTACGGTGCTGCTCGCGCAGGACGCGCGATTGACCGGTCCGACGACCGCGAGATGA
- a CDS encoding ATP-binding cassette domain-containing protein yields the protein MARIRLPDPAPSGRLPLSTVGLAKAYGDRTVLKDLNRAVDRGARIAVLGANGAGKTTPLKLLAGLAYSGANVLLLDEPTNNLELVSLP from the coding sequence GTGGCGCGTATCCGCTTGCCCGATCCGGCTCCGAGTGGGCGGCTGCCTCTCAGCACCGTCGGATTGGCGAAAGCGTACGGAGACCGGACGGTTCTCAAGGATCTGAACCGTGCCGTCGACCGGGGCGCCCGCATTGCGGTGCTCGGCGCCAACGGCGCAGGCAAGACGACGCCGCTGAAACTGCTCGCCGGGCTCGCATACAGCGGAGCCAACGTGCTCCTCCTCGACGAACCGACGAACAATCTCGAGCTCGTGTCGCTTCCATGA
- a CDS encoding ATP-binding cassette domain-containing protein yields the protein MAFAFQRLFHRFPGDRVALIGRNGAGKTTLLNVVAGWLEPAVGDVSITSSVGYLSQDSAVADAGMTVSDRNLAARGLGLAASLMGQPVGTLSEGQRRRVELARILFSGHEMLLLDEPTNHLDVESRGWLQSFLTNYRGALIRQRYALMPRRCTHACRQLSRPRT from the coding sequence ATTGCTTTTGCTTTCCAACGTCTCTTTCACCGTTTCCCCGGCGACCGTGTCGCACTGATCGGCCGTAACGGTGCAGGCAAGACCACACTGCTGAACGTCGTCGCGGGGTGGCTTGAACCGGCCGTCGGCGATGTCAGTATCACGAGTTCGGTCGGCTATCTGAGCCAGGATTCGGCAGTCGCCGATGCCGGCATGACGGTTTCGGATCGCAACTTGGCGGCGCGCGGTCTCGGCTTGGCGGCGTCGCTGATGGGGCAGCCTGTCGGAACGCTTTCGGAAGGGCAGCGGAGAAGAGTCGAGCTTGCTCGGATTCTCTTTTCCGGACATGAGATGCTGTTGCTCGACGAGCCGACCAATCATCTTGATGTGGAATCGCGTGGGTGGCTCCAGAGCTTTCTCACGAACTATCGTGGCGCGCTGATCCGTCAGCGTTACGCGCTTATGCCGAGAAGATGCACGCACGCGTGTCGACAGCTGTCGCGGCCAAGAACATGA
- a CDS encoding PadR family transcriptional regulator yields the protein MGRQTTEMLKGILEGIVLGVLAERRAYGYEITAWLREQGFTDIVEGTVYALLVRIEQRGFVDVEKVASEKGPPRKVYSLNAQGSKYLDEFWRTWSFLAERIEQLRHLVEHSNEQQNNKQEQEEGE from the coding sequence ATGGGAAGGCAGACAACGGAGATGCTCAAGGGCATCCTGGAGGGCATCGTGCTCGGCGTATTAGCTGAGCGACGGGCGTATGGCTACGAGATCACGGCGTGGCTGCGCGAGCAGGGCTTCACCGACATCGTCGAGGGCACTGTGTACGCGCTACTGGTGCGCATCGAGCAGCGCGGCTTCGTCGACGTGGAGAAGGTCGCGTCTGAGAAGGGGCCGCCGCGCAAGGTGTACTCGCTGAACGCACAGGGCAGCAAGTACCTCGACGAGTTCTGGCGCACATGGAGCTTTCTCGCAGAGCGGATCGAACAGCTCCGCCATCTCGTCGAACACTCCAATGAACAACAGAACAACAAGCAAGAGCAGGAAGAAGGTGAGTAA
- a CDS encoding MerR family transcriptional regulator, which translates to MLTISQLATYAGVTVRAVRHYHQVGLLPEPERDRSGYRAYDAAAVVRLIRIRTLADAGVPLARVQELLDAGPEAFAGSVREIDKKLRAEIRRLQGNRKRIARLAAGEHLALPQGVVDYLDRLRGLGVGERYIELERDSWIMLAAQVPQQIDSIIAKKHEELADPDMMRLYSLLSGALDWPADDPRVTEVADILERLMVRAVEAGDMGNNDLDDPFVDLLDTTTVESSPVAERLLAILEERGWKGWTRVERVPADRRDI; encoded by the coding sequence ATGCTCACCATCAGCCAGTTGGCAACATACGCCGGAGTGACGGTACGGGCTGTACGCCACTACCACCAGGTCGGACTACTGCCGGAGCCCGAACGTGACCGCTCCGGGTACCGCGCATACGACGCCGCCGCGGTGGTGCGACTGATCCGCATCCGCACCCTGGCGGATGCCGGCGTGCCGCTGGCCCGGGTGCAGGAGCTCCTCGACGCCGGGCCGGAGGCGTTCGCCGGTTCAGTACGAGAGATCGACAAGAAGCTGCGCGCCGAGATCCGGCGACTTCAGGGCAATCGCAAGCGAATCGCCAGACTCGCCGCGGGCGAGCATCTGGCGCTCCCGCAGGGCGTCGTCGATTACCTCGACCGGTTGCGCGGTCTCGGTGTCGGGGAGCGGTACATCGAGTTGGAGCGGGACAGCTGGATCATGCTCGCAGCCCAGGTGCCGCAGCAGATCGACTCCATCATCGCCAAGAAGCACGAAGAGCTGGCCGATCCCGATATGATGCGGCTTTACAGCCTGCTGAGCGGTGCCCTCGACTGGCCGGCCGACGACCCACGAGTGACAGAAGTCGCCGACATCTTGGAGCGGCTGATGGTTCGCGCCGTCGAGGCAGGTGATATGGGTAACAACGATCTCGACGACCCCTTCGTTGACCTGCTGGACACCACCACCGTCGAATCCTCACCGGTCGCCGAGCGGCTTCTAGCGATCCTCGAGGAGCGGGGCTGGAAAGGTTGGACCCGCGTCGAGCGCGTGCCCGCCGACAGGCGCGACATCTAA
- a CDS encoding DUF1048 domain-containing protein → MAANWIETVTGSLEQKKQYKRDKARIDALPGPYGTAAKAMHRYFIYYGGVTDGDKLVTMFGDLADLWERAAIDGTPVREIVGEDPVEFAESFAQAYDGTQWIDKERKRLTNAIDQAATRQVGGARAADGRA, encoded by the coding sequence ATGGCTGCAAATTGGATTGAAACCGTCACGGGCTCGCTGGAGCAGAAGAAACAGTACAAGCGGGATAAGGCGAGGATTGATGCTTTGCCCGGACCGTATGGCACGGCCGCGAAAGCCATGCACCGGTACTTCATCTACTACGGGGGCGTCACCGACGGCGACAAACTCGTAACGATGTTCGGCGACTTGGCCGACCTGTGGGAACGGGCCGCGATTGACGGCACCCCGGTGCGCGAGATTGTCGGGGAGGACCCGGTGGAGTTCGCGGAATCATTCGCGCAGGCCTACGACGGCACGCAGTGGATCGATAAGGAGCGCAAGCGCCTGACGAACGCCATTGACCAAGCCGCAACTCGTCAAGTCGGGGGCGCTCGGGCCGCCGACGGTCGGGCGTGA
- a CDS encoding ABC transporter ATP-binding protein, producing MITNQTRDPVIRVRGVQKSFKKLEVLRGVDFDVTRGTIFALLGSNGAGKTTLVRILSTLLKADAGSASVFGFDVAVNPGEVRESISLTGQFAAVDEVLTGRENLILVARLRHLVDPGGIADELLARFDLVDAGDRRVATYSGGMRRRLDISMSLIGNPPVIFLDEPTTGLDPQSRIEVWQTVKKLAVQGTTVLLTTQTLDEAEELADRIAILHQGRIIQSGTLAELRTLLPPATVEYVEKQPTLEDVFLTLVGDTTSGDPAVSARKESR from the coding sequence ATGATCACCAATCAGACTCGTGACCCGGTGATTCGGGTGCGGGGTGTGCAGAAGTCATTTAAGAAGTTGGAGGTGTTGCGCGGGGTCGATTTTGACGTGACGCGGGGAACCATTTTCGCGTTGCTCGGGTCGAACGGTGCGGGTAAGACGACACTGGTGCGAATTCTGTCGACCTTGCTCAAGGCCGATGCGGGCAGCGCTAGCGTGTTCGGCTTCGATGTCGCCGTGAATCCGGGTGAAGTGCGGGAGTCGATCAGCCTGACGGGGCAGTTCGCCGCGGTCGATGAGGTGTTGACGGGTCGAGAGAATCTGATCCTGGTGGCCCGCTTGCGGCATCTGGTCGATCCCGGGGGGATCGCGGATGAACTGCTGGCTCGGTTCGATCTGGTCGACGCGGGAGACCGGCGGGTGGCGACGTATTCGGGTGGGATGCGGCGCCGGCTGGATATTTCGATGAGCCTGATCGGGAACCCGCCGGTCATTTTCCTTGATGAGCCCACCACAGGGCTGGACCCGCAGTCGCGGATCGAGGTGTGGCAGACCGTGAAGAAATTGGCCGTTCAGGGTACGACGGTGTTGCTGACGACGCAGACACTGGACGAGGCGGAGGAACTCGCGGACCGGATCGCGATCCTGCATCAGGGTCGGATCATCCAGAGCGGGACCTTGGCCGAGCTGAGGACGTTGCTGCCGCCGGCCACAGTCGAGTATGTCGAGAAGCAGCCGACCTTGGAGGATGTCTTCCTCACCCTCGTCGGCGACACCACCAGCGGCGATCCTGCCGTCTCGGCTAGGAAGGAGTCCCGATGA
- a CDS encoding ABC transporter permease has translation MSTQILSDTTVLTGRSMRHILRSPDTIITTAITPVAMMLLFVYVLGGAIHTGSDQSYINYMLPGILLITIASGVAYTAYRLFMDLQGGIFERFRSMPIARSSVLWGHVFTSVIANLVSMAIVIGVGLLLGFRTGASVGAWLAVAGILVLYTLALTWLAVIAGLSAKTVDGASAFSYPLIFLPFISSAFVPTASMPGPVAWFAQNQPVTSIVDSVRALFAGQPVGGDIWIALAWLIGILVIVYAWAISIYRHKFS, from the coding sequence ATGAGTACTCAGATTCTGAGTGATACCACGGTGTTGACCGGTCGTTCGATGCGGCATATCCTGCGCAGCCCGGACACGATCATCACGACAGCGATCACCCCGGTCGCGATGATGCTGTTGTTCGTGTACGTGCTGGGTGGGGCGATCCACACCGGGTCGGACCAGTCCTACATCAATTACATGCTGCCGGGGATTCTGTTGATCACAATTGCGTCCGGGGTGGCGTATACCGCCTATCGGCTGTTCATGGATTTGCAGGGCGGTATCTTCGAACGGTTCCGGTCGATGCCGATAGCCCGATCCAGTGTGCTGTGGGGGCACGTGTTCACCTCCGTGATCGCGAATCTGGTCTCGATGGCGATCGTCATCGGGGTCGGGTTACTGCTCGGCTTCCGTACCGGGGCGTCGGTTGGAGCGTGGTTGGCGGTGGCCGGGATCCTGGTCCTGTACACGCTGGCATTGACCTGGCTTGCCGTGATCGCGGGTCTCTCCGCGAAGACCGTTGACGGGGCCAGCGCGTTCAGTTACCCGCTGATCTTCCTCCCGTTCATCAGCTCCGCGTTTGTGCCGACAGCCTCGATGCCCGGCCCGGTCGCCTGGTTCGCACAGAACCAACCTGTGACCTCGATCGTGGACAGTGTGCGTGCGCTGTTCGCCGGGCAGCCCGTCGGCGGTGACATTTGGATCGCCCTCGCGTGGCTGATCGGCATCCTGGTCATCGTCTATGCCTGGGCCATCAGCATCTATCGCCACAAATTCAGCTGA
- a CDS encoding SDR family oxidoreductase — protein sequence MNSPVLVTGGTGTIGSRVVSMLRQAGSDVRVLSRHPRANEPGIQHVEGDTLAGRGLTEALGGIEVVVHLAGAPKGDDVATKNVAAASKTANVRHLILISVIGADRMPIGYFRAKAGAERALAESGVPWSVLRAAQLHEFMLPIVRGLTKLPLLLLPGGLRFEPVNVDEVAARLTELALGSPAGRVADAAGPDVLDIRQLASAYVGAMGRRRRPGLPVRIPGAVGRAYRAGDNLAGEFVKRGERGWAEFLTELQLKSADRTNERGDDRTSAGSAR from the coding sequence ATGAATTCACCTGTGCTTGTGACCGGTGGCACTGGGACCATCGGCAGTCGAGTGGTGTCGATGCTACGTCAAGCGGGCAGTGATGTGCGGGTTCTGTCTCGCCATCCTCGCGCGAATGAGCCCGGAATCCAGCATGTCGAGGGCGATACGCTCGCGGGGCGTGGGCTCACGGAGGCATTGGGTGGCATCGAGGTCGTGGTGCATCTCGCAGGAGCCCCGAAGGGCGACGATGTTGCAACTAAGAACGTCGCTGCTGCGTCGAAGACCGCGAATGTGCGGCACCTGATCCTCATTTCCGTGATCGGTGCCGACCGGATGCCGATTGGCTACTTCCGCGCGAAAGCGGGGGCCGAGCGCGCGCTCGCGGAGTCGGGTGTGCCGTGGAGCGTGTTGCGGGCGGCCCAATTGCACGAGTTCATGTTGCCGATTGTGCGGGGTCTGACAAAGCTCCCACTGCTGCTGCTGCCCGGTGGTCTGCGGTTCGAGCCGGTAAATGTCGATGAGGTGGCCGCTCGACTCACCGAGTTAGCGCTCGGTTCACCTGCCGGCCGAGTCGCGGATGCCGCCGGCCCGGACGTTCTCGATATCCGGCAGCTGGCATCCGCGTATGTCGGTGCGATGGGCCGACGCCGTCGACCTGGCCTGCCGGTTCGCATCCCCGGTGCGGTCGGCCGCGCTTACCGTGCCGGAGACAATCTCGCCGGGGAGTTCGTGAAACGGGGCGAGCGGGGCTGGGCGGAGTTCCTGACCGAGCTTCAGCTGAAGTCAGCTGATCGCACCAACGAACGGGGTGATGATCGCACGAGTGCCGGCTCCGCACGGTAG